The Ooceraea biroi isolate clonal line C1 chromosome 1, Obir_v5.4, whole genome shotgun sequence genome has a window encoding:
- the LOC105287258 gene encoding LOW QUALITY PROTEIN: receptor-type tyrosine-protein phosphatase S (The sequence of the model RefSeq protein was modified relative to this genomic sequence to represent the inferred CDS: inserted 4 bases in 4 codons; substituted 2 bases at 2 genomic stop codons), with product MLFCNGSDYTKSFCYWIIIGGWNNSKSAIRRCPIGAPKPNMEAEDKECSIDKASAIHAPLSSTEWRTFLLXWDIINRNISLYDSTTTQFLXDIRIRNCKQVKRKNRKGKNSDFFNYYHMFIRSADMMIYRFHVYSFLHTTIANATLTSPTFQFNNXMCIQLLLGLCAECKXSIILYDRTGNIELKRGLVKRFFKATSHDLPTCNTSQLNIQRIIMIAXKMKLTPKLNXYSSNPLWAVANIRRCPTNASLRWSRLHSIIPSIVWNKFPSVTCQKLFLIKHTVVNTTPDATSNVKMGDAECPEGKIGPQCLLHCNSDLYGYAGCKGHKCGSCKNSTPSSRDLCNKVTGDVWTVVITVKKQFYVPSLCRTIIDKPDTPTIYSIDEISIKVKLFITWKDEYEGKLFYAFNIIPDTSNNGILWRPVFSNGTELIEHFTNLESGTIYNIRCLLRACNQYGLMCSYSMQSEYQEAETTCHPSDFVLKPEGHSLSVDRKNQLFPCPANRYELIIQRTDTGSVVLSAAISKFPYKVPYNLSSYTLFNVTILDKYQKIFSQKIRTFEKAPSTVLNFISMNVSDTNVTLSWMAPTQPNGIIEGYNVELQVIKYLGCKDSTSDLSSIKTTHQTKNTTITIHNLHPYASYRAQIVAYNARFDSEVVETIFNTNKSDVATEVFSQLKAQGWNLTWKPPEDCTTITGPLDAKIKIRSIKDDSENFPIVKYTKYTYLPLYKAELYALNQFVARVYVIRAINAAENPSAYQEIEFAVPPGVPPQVTKLDVYEIDKHQDPMVVYLRWQKPIPPLNGTLRGYSIRLCNNVHVCSYTEVPLTNTCKLWDDYVCGSVQLENNSSLTIEVVAYNMDVHEPGPPVIIPQKIFDKNLYHDSLNLNLHPANFIVVTLNNGIVDLYWNHPWKTGYTLKYFGIKITEVFTNLFKRFAFLKENAKAENDIIIVVSNYTRTYSKRVYLHPSTKYSIIIRAYTVPYLNGRTSYKQIETPSSLKFDGPLKYIINDSTILLMIPPVKNYTINSIIHIIVKGPLGPKGCKGYLKVPENLQALASVNVSHIAWEAANFPVRRIAGKVFAIGDNKMYGKAKNCQVQPKELYDITVIVSEYNQSLYFKPIALRITVNTEVSSMRNEVWLVPVILIILIVCSAGVALTLRCFYQRKRQRAIKLMLRNNIALSHNIENYEHERHSVISNSEQSLSTLSDRQSRVTSYHHYEEIKEITWIVKVKDFDTFVKQAIETGLLNQQCEKLPKQQTQSCVHGKLPQNIIKNRCENLVPNDDTRVVLKQLPSDPHSDYINANYITGYRKKKHYIATQGPKPNTVIDFWRMIWQENVLIICMLTNVIENGKTKCEQYWPDIGNKKKYGNIIVLNAKQHVTADYCFRTFQITYGRETRKVEHLHYTAWPDHGVPLYTYSIVTYLKKLLATPPGNGSVVVHCSTGVGRTGVIILCDICLRQAAAEGVVDIFAKTVSIKSERANIIHSKQQYLLAHLALMECLLSMPTTLPCNKMLPKQIQELKKQLAEQQQRLQNTAWQDEALQPIPLAPPLSECNRKKNRFPELISDKISRIYLTRYPASDEDSDYLSAVYVDGVKLQKQYLATQLPMPSTISDFWRMVAEFKVELILMLQLPDPQDPTCCGIAPASGEFKPTPYLNITVKEIVELKYHTSQKLLLVDNSEKPSRDRSVTILRLTEWEPGRNQPPPSVMTMVMFWQAAERIARGDGPTVTICHDGVTGCGLYLALSFLLERMAVEKEFDVYSAVRAVRRSRPDFVRSLEHLEYLYDAAVTYLEYFETYSNFS from the exons ATGTTGTTTTGCAATGGCAGTGATTACACTAAAAGCTTTTGTTATTGGATTATAATTGGCGGTTGGAACAATTCAAAATCTGCCATACGAAGATGCCCAATAGGAGCACCTAAGCCCAACATGGAAGCTGAAGACAAGGAATGCAGTATAGACAAAGCTTCAGCCATT CATGCTCCATTGTCTTCAACTGAATGGCGAACTTTTCTGT TATGGGACATCATAAATCGGAATATATCTCTTTATGATTCTACCACTACACAGTTTTTATGAGATATCAGGATACGAAACTGCAAACAAGTGAAacggaaaaatagaaaaggaaaaaactcGGACTTTTTCAACTATTATCACATGTTCATAAGAAGCGCTGATATGATGATCTATCGATTTCACGTAT ATTCTTTTCTACACACTACTATTGCAAATGCAACTTTAACAAGTCCCACCTTTCAGTTTAATA AGATGtgtatacaattattactTGGCCTCTGCGCAGAATGTA TGAGTATAATACTATATGACAGAACAGGCAACATAGAACTGAAACGTGGTCTtgtaaaacgcttttttaaagCTACAAGCCACGACTTGCCTACATGCAATACATcacaattaaatatacaacgaataattatgatagcgtgaaaaatgaaattaacgcCTAAACTTA CATACAGTTCTAACCCATTGTGGGCGGTGGCAAATATTCGTCGATGTCCCACGAATG cGTCTTTAAGATGGAGTCGTCTGCATTCTATTATACCATCTATAGTATGGAACAAGTTTCCAAGCGTAACGtgccaaaaattatttttgataaaacacACTGTTGTAAACACCACACCGGACGCCACATCAAATGTGAAAATgg gtGACGCAGAGTGTCCTGAAGGCAAAATTGGACCACAATGTTTGTTACATTGCAATAGTGATTTATACGGTTATGCTGGTTGCAAAGGCcat AAATGCGGTTCGTGCAAGAATTCAACACCTTCATCAAgagatttatgtaataaagtaaCTGGAGACGTTTGGACGGTTGTCATAACAGTCAAGAAACAGTTTTACGTACCTTCTTTATGTCGAACAA TTATAGATAAACCGGACACACCTACAATTTACAGTATAGACGAAATAAGTATAAAGGTTAAACTTTTTATAACATGGAAGGATGAATATGAAGGAAAGCTCTTTTATGCTTTCAACATTATACCA GATACAAGTAATAATGGTATACTCTGGAGACCAGTATTTTCGAATGGAACAGAGTTGATAGAACACTTTACAAATTTAGAATCGGGTACCATTTACAACATCAGATGCTTATTACGTGCTTGTAATCAATATGGTCTGATGTGTAGTTACAGCATGCAAAGTGAATATCAGGAAGCAGAGACTACTTGTCATC CGTCTGACTTTGTGCTGAAACCCGAAGGCCACAGTTTGTCAGTAGATAGGAAAAAC CAACTATTCCCATGTCCAGCGAATCGGTACGAATTGATAATACAACGTACAGATACGGGCAGTGTGGTCTTAAGTGCAGCAATCAGTAAATTTCCATATAAAGTGCCATATAACTTATCATcgtatactttatttaatgTGACCATACttgataaatatcaaaaaatattttcccaaAAAATTCGTACATTTGAGAAAG CCCCATCGACagtgttaaattttataagCATGAATGTATCTGACACGAATGTTACCTTGTCGTGGATGGCTCCAACGCAACCAAATGGGATCATAGAGGGATATAACGTAGAATTACAg gttattaaatatcttggCTGTAAAGACTCTACATCTGATTTAAGTAGTATTAAAACTACACatcaaacaaaaaatacaacAATTACAATTCACAATTTACATCCGTATGCATCGTACAGAGCACAGATCGTAGCTTATAATGCACGATTTGACAGCGAGGTTGTAGAGACAATCTTTAATACAAACAAATCtg ATGTAGCAACGGAAGTATTCAGTCAATTAAAAGCACAAGGTTGGAATTTGACATGGAAGCCACCAGAAGATTGTACCACTATTACGGGACCATTAGatgctaaaataaaaatacgcaGTATTAAGGACGATAGCGAAAATTTCCCCatagtaaaatatacaaaatatacttATCTTCCCTTGTATAAGGCGGAATTATACGCTCTCAACCAATTTGTGGCTAGAGTATATGTAATAAGAGCGATCAATGCTGCAGAGAATCCTTCTGCTTATCAAGAAATTGAATTTGCAGTTCCGCCTGGAG TCCCGCCCCAAGTAACTAAGCTGGACGTTTACGAAATTGACAAGCACCAAGATCCCATGGTTGTATATTTGAGATGGCAAAAGCCAATTCCACCTCTCAACGGGACATTACGTGGTTATAGCATCCGATTATGCAATAACGTACATGTGTGCTCTTATACAGAAGTTCCATTGACTAATACTTGCAAATTATGGGATGATTATGTTTGCGGATCTGTTCAGTTGGAAAACAATAGTTCTTTAACAATTGAA GTTGTCGCATACAACATGGATGTTCATGAACCAGGACCTCCAGTTATAATACctcagaaaatatttgataaaa ATCTATATCATGATAGTCTAAATCTCAATCTACATCCCGCTAATTTCATCGTTGTAACTCTTAATAATGGCATCGTGGACCTATACTGGAATCATCCTTGGAAAACGGGTTACACTTTGAAGTATTTCGGTATTAAAATAACTGAAGTTTTCACCAATCTCTTTAAGCGTTTCGcatttttgaaagaaaatgcaaaagcTGAGAATGACATCATCATAGTGGTGTCCAATTATACGCGCACTTATAGCAAAAGAGTTTATTTACATCCTTCAACAAAATACTCCATCATCATTAGAGCTTATACAGTTCCGTACCTAAATGGCAGAACATCGTACAAGCAAATAGAAACACCTTCCAGCTTAAAGTTCGACGGTCctctgaaatatataataaacgatTCCACGATTTTGTTAATGATACCTCCTGTGAAAAATTATACGATAAACAGTATAATACACATCATAGTAAAAGGACCGTTAGGGCCCAAAGGCTGCAAAGGATACTTGAAAGTACCTGAAAATCTGCAAGCGTTAGCAAGCGTAAACGTATCCCATATAGCTTGGGAAGCAGCTAACTTTCCAGTACGTAGAATT GCTGGCAAAGTTTTTGCGATTGGCGACAATAAAATGTATGGGAAAGCCAAGAACTGTCAAGTACAACCTAAAGAATTATACGATATAACAGTTATCGTAAGTGAGTATAATCAAAGTTTGTATTTCAAGCCGATTGCGCTGAGAATAACTGTCAACACTGAAGTCTCATCGATGCGCAACGAAGTGTGGCTCGTacctgtaatattaataatattgatcgTGTGCAGCGCCGGCGTAGCTCTTACGTTGCGTTGTTTTTATCAAag AAAAAGACAAAGagcgattaaattaatgttacggAACAATATAGCCTTATCTCATAACATCGAGAATTATGAGCATGAAAGACATTCTGTAATATCAAATTCGGAACAGAGTCTCTCAACTCTTTCCGACAGGCAATCGCGAGTAACTTCATATCATCATTATGAAGAGATAAAGGAAATAACATGGATAGTGAAAGTAAAAGATTTCGACACTTTTGTTAAACAGGCAATAGAAACAGGATTGCTGAATCAGCAATGCGAG aagttACCAAAACAACAAACTCAATCATGTGTTCATGGTAAGCTTCcacagaatataataaaaaatcgatgTGAGAATCTTGTTCCAA ATGACGATACGCGCGTTGTGCTGAAGCAACTTCCGAGCGATCCTCATTCCGATTATATCAATGCCAATTACATCACC GGCTATAGGAAGAAGAAACATTACATAGCCACTCAAGGGCCCAAACCCAACACGGTTATCGATTTCTGGCGCATGATTTGGCAAGAGAATGTTCTAATTATTTGTATGCTGACAAACGTAATTGAAAATGGAAAG ACTAAGTGCGAGCAATATTGGCCAGATATCGGCAATAAGAAGAAATACGGCAATATTATTGTGCTGAATGCGAAGCAACATGTCACAGCCGATTATTGCTTCAGAACTTTCCAAATCACTTACGGAAGAGAAACGCGAAAg GTGGAACATCTGCATTATACGGCCTGGCCGGATCATGGCGTACCATTGTACACATACTCCATAGTAACGTATCTGAAGAAATTATTGGCAACTCCACCTGGTAATGGCTCCGTGGTAGTCCATTGTAGCACAGGCGTCGGCAGAACCGGAGTCATCATTCTGTGCGACATTTGTCTCCGTCAAGCAGCGGCCGAAGGA gTGGTCGACATTTTTGCCAAAACGGTATCCATTAAAAGCGAGAGAGCTAATATAATTCACAGTAAGCAACAGTACTTATTAGCACATTTGGCGTTGATGGAATGTTTACTTTCCATGCCGACCACGTTACCGTGCAATAAGATGTTGCCAAAGCAAATCCAAGAATTGAAAAAACAATTAGCAGAACAACAACAAAG ATTACAAAATACTGCATGGCAAGACGAAGCTCTGCAACCGATCCCGTTGGCACCGCCATTGTCGGAGTGTAATCGTAAAAAGAACAGATTTCCGGAATTGATTTCAG ATAAAATCAGCAGAATATATTTGACGAGATATCCAGCATCAGACGAGGACAGCGATTATCTATCTGCTGTTTACGTAGACGGGGTAAAACTTCAGAAACAATATTTAGCCACCCAACTGCCCATGCCATCAACTATTAGTGATTTTTGGCGTATGGTTGCCGAATTCAAAGTGGAACTCATTCTCATGCTGCAGTTGCCTGACCCTCAAGATCCg ACTTGCTGTGGAATCGCTCCTGCGAGCGGCGAGTTTAAACCAACGCCATATTTAAACATTACAGTGAAGGAAATTGTAGAACTGAAGTATCATACATCACAAAAATTGTTACTCGTTGATAATTCCGAG AAACCATCGAGGGATCGATCCGTGACTATACTCCGTCTTACAGAATGGGAACCCGGAAGGAATCAACCACCGCCATCAGTCATGACGATGGTGATGTTTTGGCAAGCCGCAGAAAGAATTGCAAGAGGCGACGGACCTACTGTCACAATTTGCCA TGACGGAGTAACTGGATGCGGTCTCTATTTAGCGTTGAGTTTTCTGCTAGAACGAATGGCGGTTGAGAAAGAATTCGATGTTTATTCAGCAGTACGTGCAGTTCGACGATCAAGACCGGATTTTGTTCGATCCTTG GAACATTTGGAATATCTGTATGATGCCGCAGTGACATACTTGGAGTACTTTGAAACCTattcgaatttttcatga